In one window of Pseudoliparis swirei isolate HS2019 ecotype Mariana Trench chromosome 15, NWPU_hadal_v1, whole genome shotgun sequence DNA:
- the exosc2 gene encoding exosome complex component RRP4 gives MAADMRLPTIQKSASLSVFDLNRKDLVVPGDVITLDTGFMRGHGTYVDDDKLTASVAGEVQRVDKLICVRPLKTRFNGEVGDVVVGRITEVQQKRWKVETNSRLDSVLLLSSVNLPGGELRRRSAEDELTMREYLHEGDLISAEVQSVFTDGALSMHTRSLKYGKLGQGVLVQLSPSLIKRQKTHFHNLPCGASMILGNNGYVWLYPTPEHLDEEAGGFYTSLEPVGLLDREVISRLRNCLLALSAYKVLLYDTSVLYCYESSVHHQVKDILKPEVMEEIVMLTQQKLLDQKG, from the exons ATGGCTGCTGACATGAGATTACCAACTATTCAAAAATCCGCGTCGTTGTCGGTTTTTGATCTCAACCGAAAAGATTTAGTCGTCCCCGGCGATGTTATCACTTTAGACACCGGCTTTATGAG GGGTCATGGTACCTATGTTGATGATGACAAGCTGACTGCTTCAGTTGCTGGAGAGGTGCAGAGAGTAGACAAGCTGATCTGTGTCAGACCACTTAAGACCAG ATTCAACGGTGAGGTTGGAGATGTGGTGGTTGGCAGAATCACAGAG GTACAACAGAAAAGGTGGAAGGTGGAGACCAACTCCCGGCTGGACTCGGTCCTCTTGTTGTCCTCTGTCAATCTGCCTGGAGGAGAGCTG AGGAGACGATCAGCAGAAGATGAGCTCACCATGAGAGAATACCTTCATGAGGGCGATCTCATCAGT GCAGAGGTGCAATCTGTCTTCACAGATGGAGCCCTATCCATGCACACCCGTAGTTTAAAGTATGGAAAA TTGGGTCAAGGAGTGCTGGTACAGCTTTCTCCTTCTCTGATCAAGAGGCAGAAAACCCATTTCCACAACCTGCCTTGTGGTGCATCCATGATCCTCGGGAATAACGGCTATGTGTGGTTGTATCCCACACCTGAACATCTGGATGAGGAGGCTGGGGGCTTTTATACTAGCCTGGAG CCCGTTGGTCTGTTAGATCGAGAGGTGATTTCACGGTTGAGAAACTGCCTACTGGCTTTGTCTGCATACAAGGTCCTTTTGTACGACACCAGTGTTCTCTATTGCTATGAATCTTCAGTTCATCATCAG GTCAAGGACATCTTGAAACCAGAAGTGATGGAGGAGATTGTAATGTTGACGCAACAGAAGCTGTTGGACCAGAAAGGTTAA